In Sporomusaceae bacterium, the following are encoded in one genomic region:
- a CDS encoding serine hydrolase domain-containing protein, giving the protein MRKVIGILCLAMCVLVAGAAPAWAGGADGGSAVTVARTEMWKDINSGAIGSAAIAIMDDGKIVYSEGFGMADREKSVPVDKNTVFNIGSVSKMYVTTAIMLLVDEGKVDLDKPVTRYIPEFKMADERYKDITVRMTLNHTSGLPGTTGANNFGYSFNKDVYKDILETLALSNLKHQPGEMNPYCNDGFTLAEMIVVRASGQSFMDFLHERVFKPLSLNHTGPGVGMWLAGTGVKAAKFYPPGKTASEPLEVLSVLGAGGLSASAEDLCRFADTFSGKGAQILSAKALDEMKKVQPATFRGKLRGPDISWGLGWDVAEHVPFKEQGIKVLGKGGNSGTYTAQVFAAPDKRVSVAIVSTGKAGGAFVIAADVLAAYLADKGLMKRTAKAVTPPAKAEPIPAEMKAFEGYYFSGALTRIAFDMEKGTLTVYKVEGKTETPQLSAVYNSGYFHKSEAKVYFAAIDGRRYFVQHAPSFKADAISGEKIEPVAEPKELAIAIDGQKWLRRNAKAFEGSMAAAGYVVESYSIDALPGYIDFGSVLKVESPTFAGMAVKALRDLSELRLIEKEGRMWAWSAGVLFMPADMAAALESGKTTHAIGTDGYNEWLKVAEDCVLGFEKPAKGRVIVFDAEGTVLYDSAVDSGEVFAAAGGFVTIVGNAGDSFTVTAKAVE; this is encoded by the coding sequence AGGGATATTATGCCTGGCGATGTGCGTGCTGGTGGCGGGCGCAGCGCCGGCATGGGCCGGCGGCGCCGATGGCGGCAGCGCGGTGACCGTCGCTCGCACGGAGATGTGGAAGGACATAAACTCCGGGGCTATCGGCAGCGCCGCCATAGCTATCATGGATGACGGAAAAATCGTGTACTCCGAGGGTTTCGGCATGGCCGACCGCGAGAAGAGCGTCCCGGTCGACAAGAACACCGTCTTTAACATCGGCTCGGTGAGCAAGATGTATGTGACGACGGCGATCATGCTGCTCGTCGACGAGGGCAAGGTCGATCTCGACAAGCCGGTGACCAGGTATATCCCGGAGTTTAAGATGGCAGACGAGCGCTATAAGGATATCACGGTGAGGATGACGCTCAACCACACGTCGGGGCTGCCTGGCACAACCGGGGCGAACAATTTCGGTTACTCTTTCAACAAGGATGTTTACAAGGACATCCTGGAAACGCTGGCCCTTTCGAACCTCAAGCATCAGCCGGGCGAAATGAACCCATACTGCAACGACGGCTTCACCCTGGCGGAAATGATTGTGGTCAGGGCTTCGGGGCAAAGCTTCATGGATTTTTTGCACGAACGGGTATTTAAGCCGTTGTCGCTGAACCATACCGGCCCGGGTGTCGGTATGTGGCTGGCGGGTACAGGGGTAAAGGCGGCAAAGTTCTACCCGCCGGGAAAAACGGCCAGCGAGCCGCTGGAAGTCCTGTCTGTCCTGGGAGCAGGCGGACTTTCGGCATCGGCCGAAGATTTATGCCGCTTCGCCGACACTTTCTCGGGGAAAGGCGCCCAGATTCTCTCGGCCAAGGCGCTTGACGAGATGAAGAAGGTACAGCCGGCCACGTTCCGGGGCAAACTCCGCGGCCCCGACATAAGCTGGGGACTCGGCTGGGATGTTGCCGAACATGTGCCGTTCAAGGAACAGGGGATCAAGGTTTTAGGCAAAGGCGGCAACAGCGGCACGTATACCGCGCAGGTGTTCGCCGCCCCCGACAAAAGGGTGTCGGTGGCCATAGTCTCCACCGGGAAGGCCGGCGGGGCCTTCGTTATCGCTGCCGATGTGCTGGCGGCTTATCTTGCCGACAAAGGCCTGATGAAAAGAACGGCCAAAGCGGTGACGCCGCCTGCCAAGGCTGAGCCGATCCCCGCGGAGATGAAGGCTTTTGAGGGTTACTATTTCAGCGGCGCCCTTACGAGAATCGCTTTCGATATGGAGAAAGGGACACTGACTGTTTATAAAGTGGAAGGCAAGACGGAAACGCCCCAGCTGTCGGCGGTTTATAACTCCGGCTATTTCCATAAGAGTGAGGCGAAGGTTTATTTCGCGGCTATCGACGGCAGGCGCTACTTTGTACAGCATGCTCCGTCATTCAAGGCGGATGCGATCAGCGGTGAAAAAATCGAGCCTGTGGCGGAGCCGAAAGAGCTGGCGATCGCGATCGACGGCCAGAAGTGGCTGAGACGGAACGCGAAAGCCTTCGAGGGATCGATGGCCGCGGCCGGTTATGTTGTCGAGTCTTATTCGATAGACGCACTGCCGGGCTACATCGATTTCGGCAGCGTTTTGAAAGTCGAGTCCCCCACCTTCGCGGGTATGGCGGTGAAGGCGCTGCGCGATCTGTCCGAACTCCGCCTGATCGAAAAAGAAGGCCGGATGTGGGCCTGGAGTGCCGGAGTGCTGTTTATGCCTGCCGATATGGCGGCAGCGCTGGAGAGCGGCAAGACGACCCATGCCATCGGCACGGACGGGTATAACGAATGGCTGAAGGTGGCGGAAGACTGCGTGCTGGGCTTCGAAAAGCCGGCGAAGGGCAGGGTGATCGTGTTCGATGCCGAGGGGACGGTGCTGTACGACAGCGCGGTGGATAGCGGCGAGGTGTTCGCGGCGGCCGGCGGTTTCGTGACGATCGTCGGCAACGCCGGGGATTCCTTCACGGTGACGGCAAAAGCCGTCGAGTGA
- a CDS encoding 5'-nucleotidase, whose translation MVTGFSQDIDRSYLAAFGYKTGQFLSSSRFALPAPDWDRGRPDAVLSGQGDLVTDAYRAAVRAVEGPRYREISLAVTPYGLIRAPLPAGHVTVDDAFRVLPLGIGLDGRAGYPLVTFWLTGREIRSLFEIEATLADVKEDARLQISGMRFAYDPGAPPFARVAAVEVETGDGALEPLDDNRLYRVCTNLNGYYLRDFLARATGGRLTYQPKDAAGTPLTDPRALVVRRTADPGSPEVKEWLALAIYLGAFPDRDGDGRPDIPDNYRTPQPRIVPLAAQ comes from the coding sequence TTGGTCACCGGCTTTAGCCAGGATATCGACCGCAGCTATCTCGCCGCCTTTGGTTATAAGACAGGCCAGTTCCTGTCCAGCAGCCGCTTTGCCCTACCCGCCCCCGACTGGGATCGCGGTCGGCCGGATGCCGTCCTGTCCGGCCAAGGCGACCTCGTCACCGATGCCTACCGGGCGGCCGTGCGCGCCGTAGAAGGTCCCCGCTATCGCGAAATATCCCTTGCCGTCACCCCTTACGGCCTCATCCGCGCCCCGCTGCCCGCCGGCCACGTCACCGTCGACGACGCCTTTCGCGTTCTGCCGTTAGGAATAGGCCTTGACGGCCGGGCCGGCTACCCGCTTGTCACTTTTTGGCTTACCGGTCGTGAAATCCGTTCCCTGTTCGAAATCGAAGCCACCCTCGCCGACGTGAAAGAAGATGCCCGCCTCCAAATCAGCGGCATGCGCTTCGCCTACGACCCAGGAGCGCCCCCCTTCGCCCGCGTCGCCGCCGTCGAGGTCGAGACCGGCGACGGTGCTCTCGAACCGCTTGACGACAACCGCCTGTACCGGGTATGCACAAACCTCAACGGCTATTACCTGCGCGACTTCCTCGCCCGCGCCACCGGCGGCCGGCTGACCTACCAGCCCAAAGACGCAGCAGGCACCCCGCTCACCGATCCCCGCGCGCTCGTCGTCCGCCGCACCGCCGACCCTGGCTCTCCGGAAGTCAAAGAATGGCTGGCCCTCGCCATATACCTCGGCGCCTTCCCCGACCGCGACGGCGACGGCAGGCCAGACATCCCGGACAACTACCGTACCCCCCAGCCGCGGATCGTGCCGCTGGCTGCTCAATAG